A window of Pedococcus aerophilus contains these coding sequences:
- the hisC gene encoding histidinol-phosphate transaminase — protein MSDTARDSDVQLRSALDQVPAYVPGKPASAPEGVAAYKVSSNENPFPPLPSVLEVIREAAGSVNRYPDMAVTALTDALAQSLGVPAEHIATGTGSVGVLGQVIAATCDAGDEVVHAWRSFEAYPIVTALAGATSVKVGLDDHERHRLDAMRAAITDRTKVVIVCTPNNPTGPMVTHTELERFLEQVPSRVLVVIDEAYVEFVTGEDAPRSLELYRDRPNVMVLRTFSKAYGLAGLRVGYAVAHPEVAGALRKTATPFGVNSIAQAAAIASLEAFDELKERVDQLVAERARVVEALRGQGWFIADTEANFVWFGLGDRSGAFAAAAQEAGLTLRQYGDDGVRATIGETEANDVLIKVAGDFLTEHPATVPAV, from the coding sequence ATGAGTGACACGGCCCGCGACTCCGACGTCCAGCTGCGCAGCGCCCTCGACCAGGTGCCCGCCTACGTGCCGGGGAAGCCGGCCTCGGCACCCGAGGGTGTCGCGGCATACAAGGTCTCCTCCAACGAGAACCCGTTCCCCCCGCTGCCCTCGGTCCTCGAGGTGATCCGCGAGGCGGCCGGCAGCGTCAACCGCTACCCCGACATGGCGGTCACCGCGCTCACGGACGCGCTCGCGCAGAGCCTGGGCGTCCCGGCCGAGCACATCGCGACGGGCACCGGCTCGGTCGGCGTCCTCGGACAGGTCATCGCGGCCACGTGCGACGCGGGTGACGAGGTCGTCCACGCCTGGCGGTCCTTCGAGGCCTACCCCATCGTCACCGCGCTGGCGGGGGCGACCTCGGTCAAGGTCGGTCTCGACGACCACGAGCGCCACCGCCTCGACGCCATGCGCGCGGCGATCACCGACCGCACCAAGGTCGTCATCGTCTGCACCCCCAACAACCCCACCGGTCCGATGGTCACCCACACCGAGCTCGAGCGGTTCCTCGAGCAGGTGCCCTCGCGCGTGCTCGTGGTGATCGACGAGGCGTACGTCGAGTTCGTCACCGGCGAGGACGCCCCCCGGTCCCTGGAGCTCTACCGCGACCGCCCGAACGTCATGGTGCTGCGCACCTTCTCCAAGGCCTACGGCCTGGCCGGCCTGCGGGTCGGGTATGCCGTGGCGCACCCCGAGGTCGCCGGTGCCCTCCGCAAGACGGCCACGCCGTTCGGGGTGAACTCGATCGCGCAGGCTGCCGCGATCGCCTCGCTCGAGGCCTTCGACGAGCTCAAGGAGCGGGTCGACCAGCTCGTCGCCGAGCGCGCCCGCGTCGTCGAGGCGCTGCGCGGCCAGGGCTGGTTCATCGCCGACACCGAGGCCAACTTCGTGTGGTTCGGCCTCGGGGACCGCTCGGGCGCGTTCGCCGCCGCCGCCCAGGAAGCCGGTCTGACGCTGCGCCAGTACGGCGACGACGGTGTCCGCGCGACGATCGGCGAGACCGAGGCGAACGACGTCCTCATCAAGGTCGCGGGCGACTTCCTGACCGAGCACCCGGCCACCGTCCCCGCCGTCTGA
- a CDS encoding helix-turn-helix transcriptional regulator, with protein MGDGRPGEAELFDLLRRATQLTADVNALALDHLQGRTTDGFRLLGAGLEQTDAGFIALEASCTRQLASVMPVLPFDPWGPGPTLDERSRRRGIEILSVYSRRSLTVNPLLSSMDPSVRIGHAVITMWVVDRARVVLPGPLTADGAPTLFTAVNPSVLEPSLELWDLIFASSAPVLAEDEQAPFTPRQVRVAILMARGAKDASMARELGVSVRTVVSDVAQLVSKLGATSRVDAVLALRRGRGRV; from the coding sequence ATGGGGGACGGGCGACCGGGCGAGGCCGAGCTGTTCGACCTCCTGCGTCGCGCCACCCAGCTGACCGCAGACGTCAACGCCCTCGCGCTGGACCACCTCCAGGGCCGGACGACTGACGGTTTCCGGCTCCTCGGAGCCGGCCTGGAGCAGACCGACGCCGGCTTCATCGCCCTCGAGGCGTCCTGCACGCGTCAGCTCGCCAGCGTGATGCCGGTCCTGCCGTTCGACCCGTGGGGGCCCGGCCCCACCCTCGACGAGCGCTCCCGACGCCGGGGCATCGAGATCCTGTCGGTCTACAGCCGGCGCAGCCTCACGGTGAACCCGCTCCTGTCCTCGATGGACCCCAGCGTCCGGATCGGCCACGCCGTCATCACCATGTGGGTGGTCGACCGGGCCCGCGTCGTGCTCCCCGGCCCCCTCACCGCGGACGGCGCCCCCACGCTCTTCACCGCCGTGAACCCCTCTGTGCTCGAGCCGTCCCTGGAGCTGTGGGACCTCATCTTCGCGTCGTCCGCGCCCGTCCTCGCCGAGGACGAACAAGCCCCGTTCACCCCACGCCAGGTCCGGGTCGCCATCCTCATGGCCCGCGGGGCCAAGGACGCCAGCATGGCCCGCGAGCTGGGGGTGTCGGTCCGCACGGTCGTGTCCGACGTGGCCCAGCTCGTCTCCAAGCTCGGTGCCACCAGTCGGGTCGACGCCGTTCTGGCCCTCCGACGGGGCCGCGGGCGGGTCTGA
- a CDS encoding phage holin family protein yields MNFLIKVAVNAVALWVAAWLLPGIGFGDGKFGSKFATVLLVAVVFGIVNAVVKPIAKLLSFPFIILTLGLFTFIVNAFMLQLTEWISEPLGLSFTIDEFFWDAVLGALVVTIVSMVLNWVLPDGDDD; encoded by the coding sequence ATGAACTTCCTCATCAAGGTCGCGGTCAACGCGGTCGCCCTCTGGGTGGCGGCGTGGCTGCTCCCCGGCATCGGCTTCGGCGACGGCAAGTTCGGGTCGAAGTTCGCGACGGTGCTGCTCGTGGCCGTCGTCTTCGGCATCGTCAACGCCGTCGTCAAGCCCATCGCCAAGCTCCTGAGCTTCCCGTTCATCATCCTGACGCTCGGGCTGTTCACCTTCATCGTCAACGCGTTCATGCTCCAGCTCACCGAGTGGATCTCCGAGCCGCTCGGCCTGAGCTTCACCATCGACGAGTTCTTCTGGGACGCCGTCCTCGGTGCCCTGGTCGTCACCATCGTCTCGATGGTCCTCAACTGGGTCCTGCCCGACGGGGACGACGACTGA
- the paaN gene encoding phenylacetic acid degradation protein PaaN, with the protein MTQATAPTQSTESHEGSGSTHPLVAKHADVLEQATAALAARSYFSRYPESPSPRVYGESAAADGQAAYESLLDKAFGALGTVATDGAWVGEETSPYGPALGITYPHLDLDAAVAAAEEAMPVWRDAGARTRAAVCVEIIEGINRRSFEIAHSVMHTTGQPFVMAFQAAGPHAQDRALEAVVAGLVEQERVPASVVWEKPGKDRQGNPALLRMQKDYRIVPRGLALVIGCNTFPTWNAYPGIFASLVTGNPVIVKPHPHAILPLAISVAVAREVLAAAGFSPDLVQLAPEADGEGLAKVLAERDEVRIIDYTGGPAFGAWLEEAGAASGKLVYTEKAGVNSIVVDSTDNLRGVLGNLAFSLTLYSGQMCTTPQNIYVPREGISTDEGPVSFEEFGEKLAAAVGKLTGDDAKAVELLGATVNDGVRANAGGLADLAEEADGTVVLDSRAVAHPTWPDAVVRAPGLVSLDASREDIYTQECFGPVTFLIATSGTDQSLAQFRDTVREHGAMTAAVYSTDEDVLDAARDAAADAGVALSENLTGQVFVNQTAAFSDFHGTGANPAANAAYTDAAFVASRFRVVTSRRHVE; encoded by the coding sequence ATGACCCAGGCAACGGCGCCCACGCAGTCCACCGAGTCCCACGAAGGCTCCGGCAGCACCCACCCCCTCGTCGCGAAGCACGCGGACGTCCTCGAGCAGGCCACCGCCGCGCTCGCCGCCCGCTCGTACTTCTCCCGCTACCCCGAGTCCCCCTCGCCCCGTGTCTACGGTGAGTCGGCCGCAGCCGACGGCCAGGCGGCATACGAGTCCTTGCTGGACAAGGCGTTCGGCGCCCTCGGCACGGTGGCCACGGACGGTGCGTGGGTCGGCGAGGAGACCTCGCCCTACGGCCCCGCGCTGGGGATCACCTATCCCCACCTCGACCTCGACGCCGCGGTGGCGGCAGCCGAGGAGGCGATGCCGGTATGGCGCGACGCCGGCGCCCGCACGCGGGCGGCGGTCTGCGTGGAGATCATCGAGGGGATCAACCGCCGCTCGTTCGAGATCGCGCACTCGGTCATGCACACGACCGGGCAGCCGTTCGTCATGGCGTTCCAGGCAGCCGGGCCGCACGCCCAGGACCGCGCCCTCGAGGCGGTCGTCGCCGGCCTCGTCGAGCAGGAGCGCGTCCCGGCCTCCGTCGTCTGGGAGAAGCCGGGCAAGGACCGCCAGGGCAACCCGGCGCTCCTGCGGATGCAGAAGGACTACCGGATCGTGCCGCGCGGGCTCGCGCTCGTCATCGGCTGCAACACCTTCCCGACGTGGAACGCCTACCCCGGGATCTTCGCCTCGCTGGTCACCGGCAACCCCGTCATCGTCAAGCCGCACCCGCACGCGATCCTGCCGCTGGCGATCTCGGTCGCCGTGGCCCGTGAGGTGCTGGCCGCCGCAGGCTTCAGCCCCGACCTCGTGCAGCTCGCCCCCGAGGCCGACGGCGAGGGCCTGGCCAAGGTGCTCGCGGAGCGGGACGAGGTGCGGATCATCGACTACACCGGTGGCCCGGCGTTCGGCGCGTGGCTCGAGGAGGCCGGTGCGGCCAGCGGCAAGCTCGTCTACACCGAGAAGGCCGGCGTGAACTCGATCGTCGTCGACTCGACCGACAACCTGCGCGGCGTCCTGGGCAACCTCGCGTTCTCGCTGACGCTCTACTCCGGCCAGATGTGCACCACCCCGCAGAACATCTACGTCCCGCGCGAGGGCATCAGCACCGACGAGGGACCGGTGTCCTTCGAGGAGTTCGGCGAGAAGCTCGCGGCTGCGGTCGGCAAGCTCACCGGCGACGACGCCAAGGCCGTCGAGCTCCTCGGTGCGACGGTCAACGACGGCGTGCGTGCCAACGCCGGTGGCCTCGCCGACCTCGCCGAGGAGGCGGACGGCACGGTCGTCCTCGACTCCCGGGCGGTCGCCCACCCGACCTGGCCTGATGCCGTGGTCCGTGCCCCGGGGCTGGTCAGCCTCGACGCGAGCCGCGAGGACATCTACACGCAGGAGTGCTTCGGTCCGGTCACCTTCCTCATCGCCACCTCGGGGACCGACCAGTCGCTGGCGCAGTTCCGCGACACCGTCCGCGAGCACGGCGCAATGACAGCAGCGGTCTACTCGACCGACGAGGACGTCCTCGACGCGGCCCGTGACGCCGCTGCCGACGCCGGGGTCGCGCTGTCGGAGAACCTCACCGGCCAGGTCTTCGTCAACCAGACCGCAGCCTTCTCCGACTTCCACGGGACCGGCGCCAACCCGGCCGCCAACGCCGCATACACGGACGCCGCGTTCGTGGCCAGCCGCTTCCGGGTCGTCACGTCCCGGCGCCACGTGGAGTGA
- the paaI gene encoding hydroxyphenylacetyl-CoA thioesterase PaaI, producing MGDDEVDDEIDLAHVRRMWADDEASRGLGMEAVVVELDHAVVRMEVTPAMVNGHAIAHGGFVFTLADSAFALACNSGGTLTVAAGADITFVTAGRLGDVLVAEAHQRRTFGRSGLTDVTVTRESDGAVVAEFRGRSRSLPPR from the coding sequence ATGGGCGACGACGAGGTGGACGACGAGATTGACTTGGCGCACGTACGGCGGATGTGGGCGGACGACGAGGCCTCCCGCGGACTCGGCATGGAGGCGGTCGTCGTGGAGCTCGACCACGCCGTCGTCCGGATGGAGGTCACGCCGGCCATGGTGAACGGCCACGCGATCGCCCACGGCGGGTTCGTCTTCACGCTGGCCGACTCGGCGTTCGCCCTCGCGTGCAACAGCGGCGGGACGCTGACAGTGGCCGCCGGGGCCGACATCACGTTCGTCACGGCAGGTCGTCTCGGGGACGTGCTCGTCGCCGAGGCGCACCAGCGTCGGACGTTCGGTCGCAGCGGGCTGACCGATGTGACGGTGACGCGCGAGTCTGACGGCGCGGTGGTGGCCGAATTCCGCGGCCGCTCGAGGAGCCTGCCGCCCCGGTGA
- a CDS encoding helix-turn-helix transcriptional regulator, with protein sequence MAYESREDKLARWDRELGEARAALTLGESIVMALRDGRATSGASQRDRAEATGLSKSTVARLESDPGRLKLDDVVTARYGYDLPSPEWTWYRRGRSGWQISTSVASDLSLGSGQADTDRAAPRPPEDPCAH encoded by the coding sequence ATGGCGTACGAGAGTCGCGAGGACAAGCTCGCCCGGTGGGACCGTGAGCTCGGGGAGGCGCGCGCCGCCCTCACTCTCGGCGAGTCCATCGTGATGGCGTTGCGCGACGGGCGGGCGACGTCCGGGGCAAGCCAGCGCGACCGCGCCGAGGCGACGGGCCTGAGCAAGAGCACCGTCGCCCGGCTCGAGTCGGACCCGGGGCGTCTCAAGCTCGACGACGTGGTCACCGCGAGGTACGGCTACGACCTGCCGAGCCCCGAGTGGACCTGGTACCGGCGAGGTCGTAGCGGCTGGCAGATCTCGACGAGCGTGGCGTCCGATTTGTCCCTAGGGTCCGGGCAGGCCGACACCGACCGTGCCGCGCCCCGACCACCGGAGGATCCATGCGCCCACTGA
- a CDS encoding peptidylprolyl isomerase, producing the protein MRPLRTLAAAVAVTAAVALVPSTSASAQAPTAAPTAPTAPTAPTAPTKGPCAYTPMEDTTYSTFVGLPQDPRHTPDRGTTGVTLRTNRGDIPLVLDKAAAPCTVQSFAFLTRAKYFDDTICHRLTSYTTPPAALSVLQCGDPLGTGWGDPGYSFKDELDSARALENWPGFPDGSRKVYPRGTLAMANAGPDTNGSQFFLVYRDSRLRPDYTVFGHVSEEGMKVLDRIAAGGIDPGTEGTPEDGIPALRTEIERARFSGHGGPHGR; encoded by the coding sequence ATGCGCCCACTGAGAACCCTCGCCGCCGCCGTGGCGGTCACCGCAGCCGTCGCCCTCGTGCCGTCCACCTCGGCCAGCGCGCAGGCGCCCACCGCTGCCCCGACCGCACCGACCGCACCGACCGCGCCGACCGCGCCCACCAAGGGGCCGTGCGCGTACACGCCGATGGAGGACACGACGTACTCGACCTTCGTCGGCCTGCCGCAGGACCCGCGCCACACGCCGGACCGCGGCACCACGGGCGTCACCCTGCGGACCAACCGGGGCGACATCCCCCTCGTGCTCGACAAGGCCGCGGCGCCCTGCACCGTGCAGAGCTTCGCGTTCCTCACCCGGGCGAAGTACTTCGACGACACCATCTGCCACCGGCTGACCTCCTACACGACCCCGCCCGCAGCCCTGTCGGTCCTGCAGTGCGGCGACCCGCTCGGCACCGGCTGGGGCGACCCGGGCTACTCCTTCAAGGACGAGCTCGACTCCGCCCGAGCGCTGGAGAACTGGCCCGGCTTCCCCGACGGCAGCCGCAAGGTCTACCCGCGGGGCACCCTCGCCATGGCCAACGCCGGGCCAGACACCAACGGCAGCCAGTTCTTCCTCGTCTACCGCGACTCCCGGCTGCGCCCCGACTACACGGTGTTCGGCCACGTCAGTGAGGAGGGGATGAAGGTCCTCGACCGGATCGCCGCCGGTGGCATCGACCCCGGCACCGAGGGCACACCGGAGGACGGGATCCCGGCCCTGCGCACCGAGATCGAGCGCGCCCGGTTCAGCGGCCACGGTGGTCCGCACGGTCGGTGA
- the galE gene encoding UDP-glucose 4-epimerase GalE, which yields MRVLVTGGAGFIGSHTVVQLAAAGHEVVVIDSFANSKPTVVPRLESLIGGPLEVHAFDLTDRDKTENLFAERKFDAVIHFAGLKAVGESVEVPLEYYQNNLDSTFALVRAMQRHGCHKLVFSSSATVYGDSAEPPFTEDLPTSATNPYGWTKVMIEQVLRDVARTDDRWRIALLRYFNPVGAHSSGTIGEDPQGIPNNLMPFIAQVAVGTREKLNVFGDDYPTPDGTALRDYIHVEDLAAGHLAALTRLGTTDEVVSTWNLGTGHGTSVLEVLHAFEKACGHELPHEVVGRRAGDIAASYADPTRAENELGWKATRTIEDMCADQWRWQRDNPVGYPD from the coding sequence ATGCGCGTCTTGGTCACCGGCGGTGCCGGGTTCATCGGGTCCCACACCGTCGTCCAGCTGGCGGCGGCCGGGCACGAGGTCGTCGTCATCGACAGCTTCGCCAACTCCAAGCCCACGGTCGTGCCGCGGCTCGAGTCGCTCATCGGTGGACCGCTCGAGGTCCACGCGTTCGACCTGACCGACCGCGACAAGACCGAGAACCTGTTCGCCGAGCGCAAGTTCGACGCGGTGATCCACTTCGCCGGGCTCAAGGCCGTCGGCGAGAGCGTCGAGGTCCCGCTGGAGTACTACCAGAACAACCTCGACTCGACCTTCGCGCTGGTGCGCGCGATGCAGCGCCACGGCTGCCACAAGCTCGTCTTCTCCTCGTCGGCGACCGTGTACGGCGACAGCGCCGAGCCGCCGTTCACCGAGGACCTGCCCACGTCGGCCACCAATCCGTACGGCTGGACCAAGGTGATGATCGAGCAGGTGCTGCGCGACGTCGCCCGCACCGACGACCGTTGGCGGATCGCGCTGCTGCGCTACTTCAACCCCGTCGGCGCGCACTCCTCCGGCACGATCGGCGAGGACCCGCAGGGCATCCCCAACAACCTCATGCCGTTCATCGCCCAGGTCGCGGTCGGGACGCGCGAGAAGCTCAACGTGTTCGGCGACGACTACCCGACGCCGGACGGCACGGCCCTGCGCGACTACATCCACGTCGAGGACCTCGCCGCGGGGCACCTCGCCGCACTCACCCGGCTCGGCACCACCGACGAGGTCGTCTCGACGTGGAACCTCGGCACCGGCCACGGGACGAGCGTCCTGGAGGTGCTGCACGCGTTCGAGAAGGCCTGCGGCCACGAGCTCCCGCACGAGGTCGTCGGCCGTCGGGCCGGCGACATCGCCGCGTCCTACGCCGACCCGACCCGCGCCGAGAACGAGCTGGGCTGGAAGGCGACCCGCACCATCGAGGACATGTGCGCCGACCAGTGGCGCTGGCAGCGCGACAACCCGGTGGGCTACCCCGACTGA
- a CDS encoding gamma-glutamyl-gamma-aminobutyrate hydrolase family protein translates to MPRPLVLVPARWAGVIEGRERPGVFAPRTLVDAITRAGGEPLLAWPDTLERARDLVARADAVVLQGGDDLDLRPFGVPDVHPQESHPPAEQDAADVAVTRAAVEAGLPVLAICRGMQVLNIVLGGTIHQHYDETTVPHANNPHDVDVVPGTLLERVMATDGGGLRRGGWSNHHQACDRLAEGYLLSATTEDGCVEAMESADGRVVAVQWHPEVDAATVSHQQALFDWVVRAAQSG, encoded by the coding sequence ATGCCGCGTCCGCTCGTCCTCGTGCCCGCTCGCTGGGCGGGGGTGATCGAGGGACGGGAGCGTCCGGGCGTCTTCGCACCGCGCACCCTGGTCGACGCGATCACCCGCGCCGGGGGAGAGCCGCTGCTCGCGTGGCCCGACACCCTCGAGCGAGCCCGGGACCTCGTGGCCCGCGCCGACGCCGTGGTGCTCCAGGGCGGCGACGACCTGGACCTGCGGCCGTTCGGGGTGCCCGACGTCCATCCGCAGGAGTCCCACCCGCCGGCCGAGCAGGACGCCGCCGACGTCGCGGTGACCCGGGCAGCCGTGGAGGCCGGGCTGCCGGTGCTCGCCATCTGCCGCGGCATGCAGGTGCTCAACATCGTGCTCGGCGGGACGATCCACCAGCACTACGACGAGACCACGGTCCCCCACGCGAACAACCCCCACGACGTGGACGTCGTCCCCGGCACCCTGCTCGAGCGCGTCATGGCCACCGATGGTGGGGGGCTACGGCGTGGTGGCTGGTCCAACCACCACCAGGCCTGCGACCGGCTTGCCGAGGGCTACCTGCTGTCGGCCACGACCGAGGACGGCTGTGTCGAGGCGATGGAGTCGGCCGACGGACGGGTGGTCGCCGTGCAGTGGCACCCCGAGGTCGACGCCGCGACCGTGTCCCACCAGCAGGCCCTCTTCGACTGGGTCGTGCGGGCGGCTCAGTCGGGGTAG
- a CDS encoding cytochrome ubiquinol oxidase subunit I, with product MDNLDLARWQFAITTVYHFLFVPVTIGLSALVAWYHSSWVRRRRQDDLRLAKFFGKLFTINFALGLVTGIVQEFQFGMNWSDYSRFVGDIFGAPLAIEALLAFFLESTFLGLWIFGWGRIPEKLHAACMWIVHVGTLLSAYFILSANSFMQNPVGYRLNPETQRAELTDFVAVLTNKVQLVTFPHVVAAAYLVGGAVVMAVALWHLRRVDVGRDEGMYRRATRLGAVVTLVAGLGLAVTGDIQGKIMTDVQPMKMAAAEALYESSDGNAPLSLLTVGSLDGSEEKFAVTVPGLLSFLATGHFDGSVQGINELKAEYAQKYGTGNPLTVDATYTPNIPLSYWSFRLMIGVGMAACLIALMVLWTTRGDRIPRARWWQWVILATPLLPILGNSFGWIFTEAGRQPWLVFGVMSTSTGVSPSVSAGEVVTSMVVYTLLYGVLAVIEVKLFLTYLRAGAPPFEEPVVAADQDDDAPLAFAY from the coding sequence ATGGACAACCTCGACCTGGCCAGGTGGCAGTTCGCCATCACCACCGTCTACCACTTCCTGTTCGTGCCGGTGACGATCGGCCTGTCGGCCCTCGTCGCCTGGTACCACTCGTCGTGGGTACGGCGCCGCCGCCAGGACGACCTGCGGCTCGCCAAGTTCTTCGGCAAGCTCTTCACGATCAACTTCGCCCTCGGGCTGGTCACCGGGATCGTGCAGGAGTTCCAGTTCGGGATGAACTGGTCCGACTACAGCCGTTTCGTCGGCGACATCTTCGGGGCGCCGCTGGCGATCGAGGCGCTCCTGGCGTTCTTCCTCGAGTCGACCTTCCTCGGCCTGTGGATCTTCGGCTGGGGGCGCATCCCGGAGAAGCTGCACGCCGCCTGCATGTGGATCGTGCACGTCGGCACGCTGCTCTCCGCCTACTTCATCCTCAGCGCCAACTCGTTCATGCAGAACCCCGTGGGGTACCGCCTCAACCCCGAGACCCAGCGGGCCGAGCTCACCGACTTCGTCGCGGTCCTCACCAACAAGGTCCAGCTGGTGACGTTCCCCCACGTCGTCGCCGCGGCCTACCTGGTCGGTGGTGCGGTCGTCATGGCGGTCGCGCTGTGGCACCTGCGTCGCGTGGACGTCGGTCGCGACGAGGGCATGTACCGCCGGGCCACCCGGCTGGGCGCCGTGGTCACCCTCGTCGCCGGGCTCGGCCTGGCCGTGACGGGCGACATCCAGGGCAAGATCATGACCGACGTCCAGCCCATGAAGATGGCTGCGGCCGAGGCGTTGTACGAGAGCTCGGACGGCAACGCACCGCTCTCGCTGTTGACGGTCGGCTCGCTCGACGGCAGCGAGGAGAAGTTCGCCGTCACCGTCCCCGGGCTGCTGAGCTTCCTCGCGACCGGCCACTTCGACGGCAGCGTCCAGGGCATCAACGAGCTCAAGGCGGAGTACGCCCAGAAGTACGGCACCGGCAACCCGCTCACCGTGGACGCGACCTACACGCCCAACATCCCGCTGTCCTACTGGAGCTTCCGGCTGATGATCGGCGTCGGGATGGCCGCCTGCCTCATCGCCCTCATGGTCCTGTGGACGACGCGCGGCGACCGCATCCCACGGGCTCGCTGGTGGCAGTGGGTCATCCTCGCGACACCGCTGCTGCCCATCCTCGGCAACAGCTTCGGGTGGATCTTCACCGAGGCCGGCCGCCAGCCATGGCTCGTCTTCGGCGTGATGTCCACGAGCACCGGTGTCTCCCCGTCCGTCTCGGCCGGCGAGGTCGTGACGTCGATGGTCGTCTACACGCTGCTCTACGGCGTGCTCGCGGTCATCGAGGTGAAGCTCTTCCTGACGTACCTGCGCGCCGGGGCCCCACCGTTCGAGGAGCCCGTGGTCGCCGCCGACCAGGACGACGACGCGCCCCTCGCCTTCGCCTACTGA
- the cydB gene encoding cytochrome d ubiquinol oxidase subunit II, translating to MELSTVWFIIIAVLWTGYFVLEGFDFGVGMLLPVLGRGKDAETTEKRRRVMINTIGPVWDGNEVWVLTAGGATFAAFPHWYATMFSAFYLPLLLILVALIVRNLGFDYRGKRDDAQWRARWDAAIIVGSAVSALLWGVALTNVVRGLPIDASKEFTGNLFTLLNPVSLLGGLVTVGLFLTHGALFVALKTTGPIRADARGIATRTGAVTAVLAVGLLAILGAADGNPGSWVTTVVAAGALVAALTANLRGREGWAFVGTFVTIAMAVATYFLLLFPDVMPSTLDTAWSLTTANASSTPYTLEIMTWVAVVFTPIVLLYQSWTYWVFRKRIGTQHIPAAGPTPTTPDAPTTTPTTTPSTTPSTGPSAPSPEPSVR from the coding sequence ATGGAACTCAGCACCGTGTGGTTCATCATCATCGCCGTCCTGTGGACCGGCTACTTCGTCCTCGAGGGCTTCGACTTCGGTGTCGGGATGCTGCTGCCCGTCCTCGGGCGGGGCAAGGACGCCGAGACGACCGAGAAGCGCCGCCGGGTCATGATCAACACCATCGGCCCCGTCTGGGACGGCAACGAGGTGTGGGTGCTCACCGCCGGAGGCGCGACGTTCGCGGCGTTCCCGCACTGGTACGCCACGATGTTCAGCGCCTTCTACCTCCCGCTGCTGCTCATCCTCGTCGCCCTCATCGTGCGCAACCTCGGGTTCGACTACCGCGGCAAGCGTGACGACGCGCAGTGGCGGGCCCGGTGGGACGCGGCGATCATCGTCGGCTCGGCGGTCTCTGCCCTCTTGTGGGGCGTCGCCCTGACCAACGTGGTGCGTGGACTGCCGATCGACGCGAGCAAGGAGTTCACGGGCAACCTCTTCACCCTGCTCAACCCGGTGTCGCTGCTCGGCGGCCTCGTGACCGTGGGGCTGTTCCTCACCCACGGCGCGTTGTTCGTGGCCCTCAAGACGACCGGCCCCATCCGCGCGGATGCGCGCGGCATCGCCACGAGGACCGGAGCCGTGACGGCGGTGCTCGCCGTCGGCCTGCTCGCGATCCTGGGGGCGGCCGACGGGAACCCCGGCTCGTGGGTGACGACGGTGGTCGCTGCCGGGGCCCTCGTCGCCGCGCTGACCGCCAACCTGCGGGGCCGGGAGGGGTGGGCCTTCGTCGGCACCTTCGTCACCATCGCGATGGCGGTGGCGACCTACTTCCTGCTCCTGTTCCCCGACGTCATGCCCAGCACCCTCGACACCGCCTGGTCCCTGACGACCGCGAACGCCTCGAGCACGCCCTACACGTTGGAGATCATGACCTGGGTGGCCGTCGTGTTCACCCCGATCGTCCTGCTCTACCAGTCGTGGACGTACTGGGTCTTCCGCAAGCGCATCGGGACCCAGCACATCCCGGCGGCCGGCCCCACCCCGACGACGCCGGACGCCCCGACGACCACACCGACGACCACCCCGTCGACCACCCCGTCGACTGGGCCGTCGGCTCCCTCCCCCGAGCCCAGCGTCCGCTGA